One genomic segment of Oncorhynchus keta strain PuntledgeMale-10-30-2019 unplaced genomic scaffold, Oket_V2 Un_scaffold_938_pilon_pilon, whole genome shotgun sequence includes these proteins:
- the LOC118383415 gene encoding T-cell surface antigen CD2-like — protein sequence MACTLPLAFLVLHGFISLSAEDSCKYYFQPEADFTIPLKYNELSSKEITWKHNGNVIFKRKNGKFKPGKAEDILDDGSLQLKGLVSANEGTYKAELFNSEGKSIKEESFRLCMKEKVSKPSVKFSCSEKDVTFTCILTNTEGVTFKWRKNREPLNGGEKKNLIIGLKQLKEPDTITCSAVNEVSEETSDIIKPTCKAVPKSIDQHLLFGFDFLTMVCILAGGGGLILLLIIITLVCCCLSRRKSHMRFEEERELRLAPLTKTQHPYLPEGQTKHPSQPEGQKQRQRPPGGAPPGSTGPRPTARASNQAAPQPRAQARGRPPQTPMDDDEEQPPPLPQPRKKGPHPPRH from the exons ATGGCCTGTACATTACCACTGGCATTCCTTGTCCTTCATGGATTTATCTCTCTTTCGGCAGAAG ATTCATGCAAATATTATTTCCAACCTGAAGCTGACTTCACCATCCCTCTGAAATACAATGAATTGAGTTCGAAAGAAATAACCTGGAAACACAATGGCAACGTTATATTTAAAAGAAAGAATGGAAAGTTCAAACCAGGCAAGGCTGAGGACATCTTAGATGATGGGTCTCTCCAACTCAAAGGCCTGGTGTCAGCAAACGAAGGTACTTATAAAGCAGAGTTGTTCAACAGTGAAGGGAAAAGCATCAAAGAAGAGTCCTTCAGACTGTGTATGAAGG AAAAGGTCTCCAAGCCCTCCGTGAAATTCAGCTGTTCTGAAAAGGATGTCACCTTTACCTGTATCTTGACAAACACTGAGGGAGTGACTTTCAAGtggagaaagaacagagagccTTTAAatgggggggaaaaaaaaaacTTGATCATCGGTCTGAAACAACTGAAAGAGCCGGACACCATCACCTGCTCTGCAGTCAATGAGGTCAGCGAGGAGACAAGTGACATCATCAAACCAACATGCAAGG CTGTCCCAAAATCGATTGATCAGCATTTACTGTTTGGTTTTGATTTCTTGACCATGGTGTGCATCCTGGCTGGGGGAGGGGGCTTGAtactcctcctcatcatcatcaccttgGTGTGCTGTTGCCTCAGCCGACGCAAGAGCCACATGCGCTTTGAAG AGGAAAGAGAGTTGAGACTAGCCCCCCTGACCAAGACCCAGCATCCTTACCTCCCAGAGGGCCAGACAAAGCATCCTTCTCAACCAGAGGGCCAGAAGCAAAGGCAGAGACCCCCCGGTGGGGCCCCACCTGGTTCCACCGGCCCCAGGCCCACGGCCAGAGCCTCCAACCAGGCTGCGCCCCAACCCAGAGCCCAGGCTCGAGGGAGGCCTCCACAGACACCAATGGATGATGATGAGGAGCAGCCCCCACCACTACCCCAGCCCAGGAAGAAAGGCCCTCACCCCCCCAGACACTGA